The nucleotide sequence GGCGTCCCCAGCGTGCGCCGCGGCCGCGACAGCGTGTGGCATAGCGAGGAGGCCGGCGAACTCGGCGCAGTGCTCGCCGCGTATGTCGAGCCGGGTCGTGAGGGCTTGCTGCGCTACGCCCTGGCGACTCGCCTGCTCGGTCGCGACGCCGCGCAACTGGCGCGTTGCCAGGACGACGAGCACGCCTGGGACAAGGAGCGCAGCGATGCCGAGCACTATCACCAGCTCTGGCAGCAGCACGGGTTCATGCGCCTGTTCCGCGCCTGGCTGGATCAGGAGGCGGTTGCCGAACGCCTGCTGGCTGGGCTCGACGGCGAGCGGCGGCTGACCAATCTGCTGCACCTGGCCGAACTGCTGCAGGCCGAAAGTCTCCAGCGTCCGGGCCTGGAGGCGCTGCTCGCCTGGCTCAACGCGCAGCGCGGCAGCGAAGGCGCCGGCGAAGATGCCCTGCTGCGCCTGGAAAGCGATGCCGAACGCGTGCAGATCGTCACCATCCACACCTCCAAGGGCCTCGAATACCCGCTGGTGTTCTGCCCGTTCCTCTGGGACGGGCGCCTGCTCGGCCCACATACCAGCAGCGCGCGTTGCCACGACGAAGACGGCCAGCCGCTGCTCGATCTGGGCAGTGCGCGGCTCGACGAACGCCTGCAGCAGGCGCGCCGCGAAGTGTTCGCCGAGAAACTGCGCCTCACCTACGTGGCGCTGACCCGCGCGCGGGATCGGCTGTGGCTGCACTGGGGGCCGGTCGCGGTGCCCAAGGCCAAGAAGGATGGCGGGCTGCCCGAGGAAGGCCTGCACAGCAGCGCCCTGGCCTGGCTGCTGCATGGTCGCCATGCGCTCGGCGCCGATCCGCTCGGCGAACTGGCCGCGCACCTGCAGGACAACCACGGCGCCCAGCTGGCCGCCGAAGTCGATGCCCTGGCGGCCAGCAGCGAGGGTTTGATCGCCCGCCTGCCGCTGCTCGGCCACGAAGCCAGCGCCGCCGGCGAACAACGCGGCGCTGCGCCGGCGCTGCTGCAACGCTTCACCCGCAGCCTGTCCAGCGCCTGGCGCATTGGCAGTTTCTCCGGGCTGGCCGCCGGCCTGCACATGGAGGCACCGGACCGCGACCATTTGGTAATGCCGGATGCCAGCGAGCCGGGCCTGGGCTTCTTTGCCTTCCCGCGTGGCGCGCGCGCCGGTACCTGCCTGCACGCGATTCTCGAAGACTGGGCGCGCGGCAAAGGCGCCCTGACCGAGCTGGTCGAGCCGGCGCTCAGCGCCCACGGCATCTCCGCCGAACTATGGGGCGCGATCGCTGTCGAGCAGCTGCAGCAGGTGCTCGACAGCGACCTCGACGGCCACGGCCTGCGCCTGAGTGCGCTCGCCCCGGCGCGGCGTCTGCCGGAGCTGGGCTTCACCTTCCCGGTCGGCGGCCTCGACGTACTGCGCCTGCGGGCAATCCTCACTGATCCGGCGATGGGTCTGGCCGAGCCGCTGCGCGAGGCCGCCGGACGTCTGGAGTTCGACAGTTTGAAGGGCTTTCTCAAAGGCTTTATCGACCTGACCTTCGAGCATGACGGGCGCTGGTACATCGCCGATTACAAGTCCAACTGGCTGGGTCCGGATGTCAGCTACTACGGCGGCGACCGCCTGGTGCAGGCGCTGGCCGGCGAGCATTACTACCTGCAGTACCTGATCTACCTGGTGGCACTGCGGCGCTTTCTGCGCCAGCGCCTGGCGGATTTTCGCGACGAGCAATTGGGCGGTGCGTTCTACCTGTTCCTGCGCGGCATGCCGACCGCCGGGGTTTATTTCGCCCGCCCCAGCGAGCGCTTGCTGGATGCGCTGGACGACCTATTCGAGGAAGGCCGCCGATGATTTGCGTAGGGCGGGTGCAACCCGCGTGGTTGGATGCCGCGATCCCTTCGGCGGGTTGCCCCCGTCCTACCGATGCGCGCATCCCGCGTGGCCGAACTGTGCGCGGGCGTTCCCTCGGATGGGCGGAGGCGCTCGACCCAACCTACGTAGCCCGGATGAAATCCGGGGTTAACTGGACCCGATTTCCATGGCCCCGGATGGCATCCGGGCTACGGGTTACTGCCGCCGCTATCGGGAGGTTGGCCGATGAATCTCGCTGATTTGCCGCTCGGCCCGCTGGAACGCGCGCTGCTGGACAGCCTGCACCGCCTCGACCCGCAAGCCGAGGTCGGCGTGTTGGCCGCAGCCGCGCTGTGTTGCGAAGCGCTGGGGCGTGGCGACGTGTGCCTGCCGCTGGCCCGCTGGGCGGGGCAACGGCCCTGGCCGGAGGTGGCGTTCAATCTGCCGCCGCTGCAGCGCTGGCGCGAACAGTTGCAGCACTCCTCGCTAGTCGCCGGCGCAGGTGGTTTCGCGCCGCTGATCCTCGACCGCGAACGCCTCTATCTGGCCCGCTATCAGGCCTACGAAGCGCAGCTGGCGGCGCAGTTGCTGGCCCGCGCGGCGCAGCAGCCGCTGGTCGACGAGGCGCAGCTGGGCGACAGCCTGACGCGCCTGTTCGCCTTCAACACGACCGCGCCGGACTGGCAGCGCCTGGCCGCCGCGCAGGCAGTGCGGCGCAATCTGGCGGTGATTTCCGGCGGCCCTGGCACCGGTAAAACCACCACCGTGGTGCGCCTGCTCGCGGCGCTGCTTGAACAGTCGGGCACCAGCCTGGCTATCGGTCTCGCCGCGCCGACCGGCAAGGCGGCGGCGCGGATGGCCGAGGCGATTCGCCAGGCCAAGGCCGCGCTGCCGGTCAGCGAGGCGATCAAGGCCGCGCTGCCGGAGCAGGCGCGCACCCTGCATCGCCTGCTCGGCAGTCGTGGCGACAGCCCGCAGGTGCGCCATCACGCCGGCAACCCGCTGGCGCTCGACGTGCTGGTGGTCGATGAAGCGTCGATGGTCGACCTGGCCTTGATGGCCAAGCTGGTCGCGGCCCTGCCCGCCAACGCGCGGCTGATCCTGCTCGGCGACAAGGATCAACTGGCCGCCGTCGAGGCCGGCGCGGTGTTCGCCGAACTCTGCGAAGGGCGCGGTTTCGATGCCCAGGCGGCGGCCGATCTGCAGCGCATCAGCGGCCAGACCGTGGCGATCGAGAACCCGCGCTCGCGCTTGGGCGACGCCGTGGTCCTGCTCACCCACAGCCACCGGTTTGCCGGCGACAGCGGCATCGGCGAGCTGGCCCGGCGGATCAATGCTGGCGATGCGCCCGGCACGCTGCAGCTGCTCGGCGAAGGGCGCGCGGATCTGGTCTGGCAGCCGCAGCCGACCCCGCAGGCGCTGCTCGAGCGCCTGGAACAGGGCTACGCGCCGTATCTGGCTGCCACGCAGACCGGCGATCCGGCAGCGGCCTTCGCGGCCTTCAACGGCTTTCGCGCGCTCACCGCGCAGCGCGAAGGCGCGTTCGGCGTCAGCGGTCTCAACGAGGCGCTGGAAGCACGGATCAAGCGCACCGAACGGATTGCCGCGCGCGAGCGCTGGTACGTCGGGCGGCCGGTGATGGTGCGCCAGAACGACTACGCGCTGGGCCTGTTCAACGGTGATATCGGTCTGTGCCTGAACAGCGAATTCGGCCTGCGAGTGTTCTTCGAAGGCGAGGACGGGTTCCGCGCCTTCGCCCCGGCACGGCTGCCCAGCCACGACAGCGCCTTCGCCATGACCGTGCACAAAAGCCAGGGCTCGGAATTCGCCGAAGTGCTGCTGGCCTTGCCGGAAACCCCGAGCCCGCTGTTGACCCGCGCGCTGCTGTACACCGGGATCACCCGCGCCAAACGCCAGGTGGAAATCTGGGCGCTGCCGGCGCGCCTGGCCGAGGCGGTGAATACCCGCGCCGAACGTGCCGCCGGCTTGGCCGAACGGCTGGCGATCGACGCGCCAGCCAGCGACAGCGTGGCGGCGCCAGACGTACAGCTCGATCTGTTTTAGAAGTTTTGGGAGTGTCCCGCGCTGCTCCCGGATTTCATCCGGGCTACGGAATCGGTATCCCCCGGCCACAGCGGCAGCTCGTAGCCCGGATGCAATCCGGGGAATGTCTGGGTTGCCGCCACTGGCAAGCCGCTCAGGGCCCGGAAATATCCTCCTGCTTCGCGTCCGCGGCGGGCGACTTTTCGCGACTGCGACTGCGACTGCGCCGGATGTTGAGCGCCTCGACCCCCAGGGAAAAGGCCATGGCGAAGTACAGATAGCCGCGCGGCACGTGCACGTCGAAGGCTTCGGCGATCAGCACCGTGCCGACCAGGGTGAGGAATGACAGGGCCAGTAATTGCAGGCTCGGGTGGCGATTAATGAAGTCGCCGACCGGGCCCACGGCGAGCATCATCACCAGCACCGCGGCGACGATGGCGGCGACCATCACCGGCACGTGCTGCACCATGCCGACCGCGGTGATCACCGAGTCGAGCGAGAAGACGATATCCAGCAGGGCAATCTGGATCACCGTGCCGATCAGTCCGCCGGCCCGGCGCCGCGGCTCGCTGGCATCCGACTCGAGGCCTTCGACGTGGTAGTAGATCTCCTGGCTGCTCTTCCAGAGCAGGAACAGGCCGCCGACCAGCAGCACCAGGTCGCGCCCCGACAGGCCATGGCCGCGCACCTCGAACAAGTCGGTGGTCAGGCGCATCACCGAAGTGATCGACAGCAGCAGGCCGATGCGCGTGACCATCGCCAGTGCCAGGCCGAACATCCGCGCGCGGTGCTGCTGATGGGCCGGCAGGCGCCCGGCGAGCAGGGTGATCATGATGATGTTGTCGATGCCGAGAACGATTTCCAGCACCGTCAGGGTGAGAAAGGCGATCCACAGCTCCGGGCTGCTCAACCACTCCATAACGCGGCTCCGTTCAGGTCGGCAGGTAGGCGCTTGGCGCGCGGGACAGGCAGTAAACACACATAAGACTGCCATCGGCCAGCCAGCCCGTCAGCTTGGTTGGCGA is from Pseudomonas sp. LS44 and encodes:
- the recB gene encoding exodeoxyribonuclease V subunit beta, whose product is MSLDLHTSSFSGRSLIEASAGTGKTWTLTALYARLLLEQQLSVGQILVVTYTTAATAELRERIRARLAELLAIYAGTPSEDAFLSELHRRHPGEDARRRLLLAVHGFDEAAIFTIHGFCQRALQDAAFEAGGDFDSELTQDDREVLDALLADAWRHELVAAEPAWARFLAKQKITPATLRQQLRSHLGKPYLRIEPRELLAGDELSAAGAAWEQAAQLWHRDGQAWLASLLAHGGLSQSTHKLSKLALWGAELDAYFADPAALFGAPEALAKLGNAVLHKASKKGFEAPHSPLGEAFDALATTLELALPAGQQQFIALQVRLLDHLNAELPTRKAAQRLLAFDDLLNRLDQALQGPVGDDLASTLRSQYPLALIDEFQDTDPVQYAIFERIYRDGGDLCFVGDPKQAIYAFRGADLATYLQARDAAARRYDLPFNYRSTAQLIAALNRLFDRPQPFAERGLDYPPVSAGSKSRAQLVLPAEQGEAPLALVWLADEGLNKGRAGELAALDTAQRIAGLLAASVLGQAYFDQDGERTPLKGGDIAVLVASHREAASIAEELAMRGVPSVRRGRDSVWHSEEAGELGAVLAAYVEPGREGLLRYALATRLLGRDAAQLARCQDDEHAWDKERSDAEHYHQLWQQHGFMRLFRAWLDQEAVAERLLAGLDGERRLTNLLHLAELLQAESLQRPGLEALLAWLNAQRGSEGAGEDALLRLESDAERVQIVTIHTSKGLEYPLVFCPFLWDGRLLGPHTSSARCHDEDGQPLLDLGSARLDERLQQARREVFAEKLRLTYVALTRARDRLWLHWGPVAVPKAKKDGGLPEEGLHSSALAWLLHGRHALGADPLGELAAHLQDNHGAQLAAEVDALAASSEGLIARLPLLGHEASAAGEQRGAAPALLQRFTRSLSSAWRIGSFSGLAAGLHMEAPDRDHLVMPDASEPGLGFFAFPRGARAGTCLHAILEDWARGKGALTELVEPALSAHGISAELWGAIAVEQLQQVLDSDLDGHGLRLSALAPARRLPELGFTFPVGGLDVLRLRAILTDPAMGLAEPLREAAGRLEFDSLKGFLKGFIDLTFEHDGRWYIADYKSNWLGPDVSYYGGDRLVQALAGEHYYLQYLIYLVALRRFLRQRLADFRDEQLGGAFYLFLRGMPTAGVYFARPSERLLDALDDLFEEGRR
- the recD gene encoding exodeoxyribonuclease V subunit alpha, with protein sequence MNLADLPLGPLERALLDSLHRLDPQAEVGVLAAAALCCEALGRGDVCLPLARWAGQRPWPEVAFNLPPLQRWREQLQHSSLVAGAGGFAPLILDRERLYLARYQAYEAQLAAQLLARAAQQPLVDEAQLGDSLTRLFAFNTTAPDWQRLAAAQAVRRNLAVISGGPGTGKTTTVVRLLAALLEQSGTSLAIGLAAPTGKAAARMAEAIRQAKAALPVSEAIKAALPEQARTLHRLLGSRGDSPQVRHHAGNPLALDVLVVDEASMVDLALMAKLVAALPANARLILLGDKDQLAAVEAGAVFAELCEGRGFDAQAAADLQRISGQTVAIENPRSRLGDAVVLLTHSHRFAGDSGIGELARRINAGDAPGTLQLLGEGRADLVWQPQPTPQALLERLEQGYAPYLAATQTGDPAAAFAAFNGFRALTAQREGAFGVSGLNEALEARIKRTERIAARERWYVGRPVMVRQNDYALGLFNGDIGLCLNSEFGLRVFFEGEDGFRAFAPARLPSHDSAFAMTVHKSQGSEFAEVLLALPETPSPLLTRALLYTGITRAKRQVEIWALPARLAEAVNTRAERAAGLAERLAIDAPASDSVAAPDVQLDLF
- a CDS encoding TerC family protein; the encoded protein is MEWLSSPELWIAFLTLTVLEIVLGIDNIIMITLLAGRLPAHQQHRARMFGLALAMVTRIGLLLSITSVMRLTTDLFEVRGHGLSGRDLVLLVGGLFLLWKSSQEIYYHVEGLESDASEPRRRAGGLIGTVIQIALLDIVFSLDSVITAVGMVQHVPVMVAAIVAAVLVMMLAVGPVGDFINRHPSLQLLALSFLTLVGTVLIAEAFDVHVPRGYLYFAMAFSLGVEALNIRRSRSRSREKSPAADAKQEDISGP